A region of Toxorhynchites rutilus septentrionalis strain SRP chromosome 1, ASM2978413v1, whole genome shotgun sequence DNA encodes the following proteins:
- the LOC129762816 gene encoding uncharacterized protein LOC129762816 isoform X2 yields the protein MSNMGNLQIEISEESRKARFVRKTISSLKKSIEAEATLQNKMPAVDGAIQQLNAVTDGPIGPIPILVDPRPELVNCTLGMILPEKIRKELEERREKEYSSDDLRFAKQKPNV from the exons ATGAGTAACATGGGAAATCTACAAATTG AAATTTCAGAAGAGTCTAGAAAAGCCAGGTTCGTGCGTAAAACAATAAGCAGTCTCAAAAAATCGATCGAAGCAGAAGCAACACTACAGAACAAAAT GCCGGCTGTGGACGGAGCAATACAACAGTTGAATGCGGTAACGGATGGACCGATTGGACCTATTCCGATTTTGGTCGATCCTCGGCCGGAATTGGTCAACTGTACACTCGGAATGATACTGCCAGAAAAGATCAGAAAGGAACTAGAGGAACGTCGCGAAAAAGAGTATTCAAGTGACGACTTGCGTTTTGCCAAGCAGAAGCCTAACGTGTAA
- the LOC129762810 gene encoding glutamyl-tRNA(Gln) amidotransferase subunit B, mitochondrial, with protein MARNILLRKNQLAFIASSHKHYATKAATKVISRPDRWKSVIGLEIHAQIQTASKLFSGSEVAFGAPINTCVSLFDASTPGTLPVLNRKCVELGVRTALALDCEINPVSMFDRKHYFYADLPAGYQITQQRAPLARSGTLRFPVFVPGVTRKPYYKSARLLQLQLEQDSGKSLHDPVERKSLVDLNRAGIPLMELVFEPDLETGEEAAALVKEMILILTRLGSCNCRMEEGALRVDANISVHRENTPLGTRTEVKNIGSVRAVAQAVEYEVERQIGILNEGGRIFNETRAWDAVKRRTIAMRDKEVVQDYRFMPEPNLPPLHVRVGGTLSDGDTVDATQILADLPELPEATRNKLVEEHLLTPEMAIILVNDITLHSHFRAIAETSNKDARSPKTVANFLINELLTVLNKNKIEIEECKITSAHLAEVVDMLESNTINPYLARLILQEALENVTESPSEIAKHKGWLMITDVGRIEEYCRKVIKDNPKVVEKYRNGKDKMLYALAGEIAKLSDQKVDMAKAVDLLKLMLKNK; from the exons ATGGCTCGAAACATTTTGTTGCGGAAAAATCAACTCGCATTTATAGCTTCTTCACATAAACACTATGCGACAAAAGCAGCTACAAAAGTAATTTCTCG ACCTGACCGCTGGAAGAGTGTCATCGGTCTGGAGATTCATGCCCAGATACAAACCGCCTCCAAATTGTTCTCGGGCTCGGAGGTAGCATTCGGGGCCCCCATCAACACCTGCGTGTCACTGTTCGATGCCTCAACACCTGGAACGCTCCCTGTGCTGAATCGGAAATGCGTCGAGCTCGGCGTTCGAACTGCTCTTGCACTGGACTGTGAGATCAATCCGGTTTCAATGTTCGATCGGAAGCACTATTTCTACGCTGATTTACCGGCCGGTTATCAGATAACTCAACAGCGGGCTCCTCTAGCGAGAAGTGGGACGTTAAGATTTCCCGTTTTCGTTCCCGGCGTTACGCGCAAGCCGTACTACAAATCTGCTCGATTGCTGCAATTGCAGTTGGAACAGGATAGCGGAAAATCGCTGCACGATCCCGTGGAGCGGAA GAGTCTGGTGGATCTCAACCGAGCTGGTATTCCGCTGATGGAATTAGTGTTTGAGCCAGATCTTGAAACGGGAGAAGAGGCTGCCGCTTTGGTAAAGGAAATGATTCTGATTCTCACTCGCTTGGGTAGCTGCAATTGTAGAATGGAAG AGGGTGCTCTCCGGGTGGATGCCAACATTTCTGTGCACCGTGAAAACACGCCCCTAGGGACTCGAACTGAGGTAAAAAACATCGGTTCGGTCCGGGCGGTTGCACAAGCCGTGGAATACGAGGTTGAGCGGCAAATCGGAATACTGAACGAAGGTGGCCGTATTTTCAATGAAACCCGGGCGTGGGATGCTGTTAAGCGGAGAACCATCGCTATGCGAGACAAAGAAGTGGTTCAGGATTATAGATTTATGCCGGAGCCGAATTTACCACCGCTACATGTTCGCGTTGGAGGGACACTTTCGGATGGGGATACAGTAGATGCAACGCAAATTCTGGCAGATCTTCCAGAGCTACCGGAGGCGACACGGAATAAACTGGTGGAAGAACATCTGCTCACACCCGAAATGGCTATTATTTTGGTG AACGACATCACGCTCCACTCCCATTTCCGAGCCATAGCAGAAACATCCAACAAGGATGCCCGATCCCCAAAGACTGTCGCCAATTTTCTCATAAACGAACTGCTAACTGtgttgaataaaaacaaaattgaaattgaagagTGTAAAATCACCTCCGCGCATCTCGCCGAAGTGGTCGATATGCTGGAGAGCAACACAATCAATCCGTACCTAGCGAGGCTCATCCTACAGGAAGCGCTTGAAAATGTAACAGAAAGCCCCTCTGAGATAGCCAAACACAAGGGCTGGCTGATGATAACCGATGTTGGGCGGATCGAAGAGTACTGTAGGAAAGTCATCAAAGATAATCCAAAGGTGGTGGAGAAGTATCGGAATGGTAAGGACAAAATGTTATACGCGTTGGCCGGAGAAATAGCCAAGCTGTCAGACCAGAAGGTGGACATGGCGAAGGCAGTTGACTTGTTGAAGCTTATGTTGAAGAACAAATAA
- the LOC129762813 gene encoding gastrula zinc finger protein xFG20-1-like, whose product MDATKHEPQIIESTAYCRLCLKTDSIELIVQSPEEGNESLLNIISVCLGIWLTVTDDFPFGVCHSCSVSLEAIRQFRYNCQQCDLYLRNQRSAVEVPRMASAETTSDAPVEKMPCVENDYHLQPPPDGGSQQELTLEQSTMGISEANGGELNQLQVQYFEQVPEAPTEQAVPLKKFDCPECGKQLYSSRMLAQHVVREHRLCHGCRMCGMAYNSQQKLDSHAATCTGRPSRFICDQCPSAKVFSTAGSLSMHLYYAHDSLKSVVYRCEACKKNFKNRTGLKYHYNARHGCTMVECEICRRPFPTEESLYYHKQAEH is encoded by the exons ATGGACGCCACAAAACATGAACC CCAAATAATTGAGTCCACAGCTTATTGTCGCCTATGCCTTAAAACAGATTCCATCGAGCTTATAGTACAGTCCCCGGAAGAGGGCAATGAATCCCTACTCAACATCATCAGTGTTTGTTTGGGGATATGGCTTACCGTGACAGATGATTTTCCATTTGGGGTTTGCCATTCTTGCTCGGTATCGTTGGAGGCAATCCGACAATTTCGGTACAATTGCCAGCAGTGCGATTTGTATTTGAGAAATCAACGTTCGGCCGTTGAGGTTCCTCGTATGGCAAGCGCGGAAACCACTTCGGATGCCCCCGTTGAAAAAATGCCTTGCGTCGAGAATGATTATCATTTGCAACCACCTCCTGATGGAGGGTCACAACAGGAGCTGACACTCGAGCAGTCGACAATGGGTATTAGTGAAGCAAACGGAGGCGAATTGAATCAACTACAGGTTCAGTATTTTGAACAAGTACCCGAAGCTCCGACGGAACAAGCGGTTCCTCTCAAAAAATTCGACTGCCCTGAGTGTGGCAAACAGTTATACAGTTCCCGGATGTTAGCCCAACATGTCGTCCGAGAGCATCGACTGTGTCACGGATGTCGTATGTGCGGAATGGCATACAATAGCCAACAAAAGTTGGATTCACACGCAGCAACATGTACCGGCCGGCCGTCCAGGTTCATATGTGACCAGTGCCCGAGTGCGAAAGTTTTCTCGACGGCGGGTAGCCTTTCGATGCATCTGTATTACGCGCACGATAGTCTCAAGTCGGTGGTTTACCGCTGCGAAGCATGtaagaaaaatttcaaaaacaggACTGGCCTCAAGTATCATTACAATGCACGCCACGGTTGCACGATGGTTGAGTGCGAGATTTGCCGTAGGCCTTTCCCAACGGAGGAGAGTTTATATTATCACAAACAAGCGGAACATTAA
- the LOC129762816 gene encoding uncharacterized protein LOC129762816 isoform X1 gives MSPGHATPLFGRRDSAICLEISEESRKARFVRKTISSLKKSIEAEATLQNKMPAVDGAIQQLNAVTDGPIGPIPILVDPRPELVNCTLGMILPEKIRKELEERREKEYSSDDLRFAKQKPNV, from the exons atgtcacccggtcacgctacgccactgttTGGAAGGAGAGATTCCGCCATTTGCTTAG AAATTTCAGAAGAGTCTAGAAAAGCCAGGTTCGTGCGTAAAACAATAAGCAGTCTCAAAAAATCGATCGAAGCAGAAGCAACACTACAGAACAAAAT GCCGGCTGTGGACGGAGCAATACAACAGTTGAATGCGGTAACGGATGGACCGATTGGACCTATTCCGATTTTGGTCGATCCTCGGCCGGAATTGGTCAACTGTACACTCGGAATGATACTGCCAGAAAAGATCAGAAAGGAACTAGAGGAACGTCGCGAAAAAGAGTATTCAAGTGACGACTTGCGTTTTGCCAAGCAGAAGCCTAACGTGTAA
- the LOC129762812 gene encoding zinc finger and SCAN domain-containing protein 12-like — protein MDLTIYSDVPNETPGSYCRFCFRETELVPIFHPTTLEPVNRQLLDIILECTDIQLTADSDFPSSACQNCLQVLQEFYHFRRRTKEYDRIIRTKEVPQVEPEVLIVKQEPVEDETLESVRRQYLADQQLQHQQSQEEDEHDDDDDEHEIGSSSSTLTAEESRDEDFQFPSLSAIFKVRTTSGSSGSKSTQASCVEENRCMVCGEKFPSREAWIIHLPVHAAERPFQCHICLAQFKTKYVQQNHIKTVHQNIRSYQCKICTDPIRQFKSKRTLEDHMRYHTGERPFLCTLCNVSFSSGSVHRNHMYRVHREMRKKDRKCSFCGKEFDRILDLKRHQTSYCEKIIGRAMAERL, from the exons ATGGATTTGACAATCTACAGTGATGT ACCGAATGAGACCCCCGGATCGTACTGTCGGTTTTGCTTCCGGGAAACGGAACTGGTACCAATTTTCCATCCCACCACACTGGAGCCGGTCAATCGACAGCTGCTGGATATTATTCTCGAGTGCACAGATATTCAACTCACAGCGGATAGTGATTTTCCTTCATCAGCCTGCCAGAATTGTCTCCAGGTTTTGCAGGAATTTTACCACTTTCGACGACGCACGAAGGAATATGACCGTATAATTCGAACAAAAGAAGTACCACAAGTGGAGCCGGAAGTGTTGATTGTTAAGCAGGAACCGGTCGAGGATGAAACACTCGAAAGTGTTCGAAGACAGTATTTAGCCGATCAGCAGTTGCAACATCAGCAAAGCCAAGAGGAAGATGAACacgacgatgacgatgacgagcACGAAATTGGAAGTAGCAGCAGTACGCTAACGGCGGAAGAATCCCGCGATGAAGATTTTCAGTTCCCAAGCCTTAGTGCCATTTTCAAGGTGCGCACCACATCCGGCTCGAGTGGTTCGAAATCAACTCAAGCCAGCTGCGTCGAGGAAAACCGTTGCATGGTTTGTGGGGAGAAGTTTCCCTCTCGAGAAGCTTGGATAATTCATCTTCCGGTACATGCCGCAGAGCGGCCCTTTCAATGTCACATCTGCCTGGCGCAGTTTAAAACCAAGTACGTACAACAGAATCACATCAAAACGGTGCACCAAAACATACGAAGCTACCAGTGCAAGATTTGCACGGACCCGATCCGACAGTTCAAAAGCAAACGCACCCTGGAGGATCACATGCGTTACCACACCGGCGAGCGACCGTTCCTATGCACGTTGTGCAATGTGAGTTTCTCCTCCGGCAGTGTCCATCGTAATCACATGTATCGCGTGCACAGAGAGATGCGCAAGAAGGACCGGAAGTGTAGCTTCTGTGGGAAGGAGTTCGACCGAATACTGGACCTGAAGCGGCACCAGACCAGCTATTGCGAGAAAATCATTGGCCGGGCCATGGCGGAGCGGCTTTAG